From Pelomonas sp. SE-A7, a single genomic window includes:
- a CDS encoding histidine kinase, translating to MPVNRTAPLSLIAYAVLMAAMALLLSLAELQHYLTRGGHHAWEPFVWEFSSVALTAPLGLAVYRWHKALLGKPWLVQCLRHALGALAFMLIHVGGMFALRFAAYAFTDVRYEPGSALSVLGYEAGKDLVSYAGIVAVCHGLLHYFETQRLRVELAEARLARLAEQIQPHFLFNTLNLISSVMYEDVAKADRLVCELSTLLRHALDAQQKPLHSLDEELALVQPYLSLMQARFGERLGVEIDASSEALRCQVPSLLLISPVENAVKHDVATTSGPVLLRIRAAVEAGELRLSVENSGKAPERDSREGAVGMRNLRERVAAQYGERGQVRLAARPEGGSALSIVIPA from the coding sequence ATGCCCGTCAATCGCACAGCGCCGCTTTCGCTCATCGCCTATGCCGTGCTGATGGCCGCCATGGCCCTGCTGCTGAGCCTGGCCGAGCTGCAGCATTACCTGACTCGCGGCGGCCACCATGCCTGGGAGCCCTTCGTCTGGGAATTCAGCTCGGTCGCCCTGACCGCACCGCTGGGCCTCGCGGTCTACCGCTGGCACAAGGCCCTGCTGGGCAAGCCCTGGCTGGTGCAATGCCTGCGTCATGCCCTGGGAGCGCTGGCCTTCATGCTGATCCACGTCGGCGGCATGTTCGCGCTGCGCTTCGCGGCCTACGCATTCACCGACGTTCGCTACGAGCCCGGCAGCGCCTTGTCGGTGCTGGGCTACGAGGCGGGCAAGGACCTGGTCTCCTACGCCGGCATCGTGGCGGTCTGCCATGGCCTGCTGCACTACTTCGAGACCCAGCGCCTGCGCGTCGAGCTGGCCGAGGCCCGGCTGGCGCGACTGGCCGAGCAGATCCAGCCGCACTTCCTGTTCAACACGCTGAACCTGATCTCCTCGGTGATGTACGAGGACGTGGCCAAGGCCGACCGCCTGGTCTGCGAGCTGTCCACTCTGCTGCGCCATGCGCTGGACGCCCAGCAGAAGCCGCTGCACAGCCTGGATGAGGAGCTGGCCCTGGTCCAGCCCTATCTGAGCCTGATGCAGGCCCGCTTCGGCGAGCGCCTCGGCGTGGAGATTGACGCCAGCAGCGAAGCGCTGCGCTGCCAGGTGCCCAGCCTGCTCCTGATCTCGCCGGTGGAGAACGCGGTCAAGCATGACGTGGCCACCACCAGCGGCCCGGTCTTGCTGCGGATACGCGCCGCGGTCGAGGCCGGCGAGCTGCGGCTCAGCGTGGAGAACAGCGGCAAGGCGCCCGAGCGCGACAGCCGCGAAGGCGCGGTCGGCATGCGCAATCTGCGCGAGCGGGTGGCCGCCCAGTACGGCGAGCGAGGCCAGGTCCGGCTCGCCGCCCGTCCCGAGGGCGGCAGCGCCCTCAGCATCGTGATTCCCGCATGA
- a CDS encoding response regulator, with amino-acid sequence MRLLIADDEPPALSKLRRLLQAHPDVELVGEAANADEALALLQAEKVDALLTDIQMPGLSGLELALQLPPGVLCAFSTAFDQYAVQAFEMNAVDYLLKPYSAERLAQTLQRLRERLGSREQARGGLLSALQQLQPAEGHWLVPHLGKLVKLPLNEVQWVAAADNYIELHAPPRSYLDRRTLNAFLEHPAAGGFVRVHRSHAVNASHIQSVTALPHGEAQLTLTSGQMLRVSRSYRDQLRG; translated from the coding sequence ATGAGACTGCTGATCGCCGACGACGAACCGCCCGCGCTGAGCAAGCTGCGCCGCCTGCTGCAGGCCCATCCCGACGTCGAGCTGGTCGGCGAAGCCGCCAACGCCGATGAGGCTCTGGCGCTTCTGCAGGCGGAGAAGGTCGATGCCCTGCTGACCGACATCCAGATGCCCGGCCTCAGCGGCCTGGAGCTGGCGCTGCAGCTGCCGCCCGGCGTGTTGTGCGCCTTCTCGACCGCCTTCGACCAGTACGCGGTCCAGGCCTTCGAGATGAATGCGGTGGACTATCTGCTCAAGCCCTACTCGGCCGAGCGCCTGGCCCAGACGCTGCAGCGATTGCGAGAGCGCCTGGGTTCGCGTGAGCAAGCCAGGGGCGGACTGCTCAGCGCCCTGCAGCAATTGCAGCCGGCCGAGGGCCATTGGCTGGTGCCGCACCTGGGCAAGCTCGTGAAGCTGCCGCTGAACGAGGTGCAATGGGTGGCGGCGGCCGACAACTACATCGAGCTGCATGCGCCGCCGCGCAGCTACCTGGACCGGCGGACGCTGAATGCCTTTCTGGAGCATCCGGCCGCCGGCGGTTTCGTGCGGGTGCACCGCAGCCATGCGGTCAACGCCAGCCACATCCAGTCGGTGACGGCGCTGCCGCATGGCGAGGCGCAACTGACGCTGACCAGCGGCCAGATGCTCCGCGTTTCACGCAGCTACCGCGATCAGCTGCGCGGCTGA
- a CDS encoding SPFH domain-containing protein produces MSAFETSGWLLGFALGGAGLLGTLLLLFVAGVVRYIPNDRLGVVEKLWSLGGSVQSGLLALNGEAGFQPELRRGGFHFFAPFQYRVHIRSMVTVTQGKIGYVFARDGQDLPVGQTLASNAAVSDFLDVRAFLQRGGQKGPQRQVLREGTHVINPALFVVMTEEATYGLNMDADERGYYERMRALLEERQAFTPVVIKERTGSHESDQLAIVTVQDGPALARDELLAPDVGDAHNSFQEPERFLSAGGRRGRQERVLVEGTYYINRLFATVEFIGKTVIPVGFVGVVVSYTGARGEDVSGNEYSHGELVRNGCRGVWRDPLMPGKYAFNTYAGKIELVPTTNFVLMWKSGESGSSFDSNLREITLITKDAFEPLLPLSVVVHIDYRKAPLVVQRFGNVKQLVEQTLDPMVSSYFKNVSQTRTFIELIQSRSELQAGASSDMRERFLAYSLEFQEVLIGTPRPQQGDHKIESIMAQLRDRQIAREQVETFAQKEIAANKQRELNEAEKRAEKQAELTASLVDISIKENHGAANVKAAEKRRQEIEALAQAERYRQEAEGQGRAAAIRSVGEAEGAAIRAKSEALEGEGADKQLTQTVMLRLAEAFETARVPLVPQIQLGGGDAGSGNAMATLLGLMGALKAKELEGLASQPRS; encoded by the coding sequence ATGTCTGCATTCGAAACATCCGGCTGGCTGCTTGGATTCGCGCTGGGGGGCGCCGGTCTCTTGGGCACGCTGCTGCTCTTGTTCGTCGCCGGAGTCGTGCGCTACATCCCCAACGACCGCCTCGGCGTGGTTGAAAAACTCTGGAGCCTGGGCGGCTCGGTGCAATCGGGCCTGCTGGCCTTGAACGGTGAGGCCGGCTTCCAGCCTGAGCTGCGCCGCGGCGGCTTCCACTTCTTCGCTCCGTTCCAGTACCGCGTCCACATCCGCTCCATGGTCACCGTGACCCAGGGCAAGATCGGCTACGTGTTCGCCCGCGACGGCCAGGACCTGCCGGTCGGCCAGACCCTGGCCAGCAATGCCGCGGTCAGTGACTTCCTCGACGTGCGCGCCTTCCTGCAAAGAGGCGGCCAGAAGGGCCCGCAGCGCCAGGTGCTGCGCGAGGGCACGCATGTGATCAACCCGGCCCTGTTCGTCGTGATGACCGAGGAGGCCACCTACGGTCTCAACATGGACGCCGACGAGCGGGGCTACTACGAGCGCATGCGCGCCCTGCTGGAAGAGCGCCAGGCCTTCACGCCGGTGGTGATCAAGGAGCGGACCGGCAGCCATGAGTCCGACCAGCTGGCCATCGTGACCGTTCAGGACGGCCCGGCCCTGGCCCGCGACGAGCTGCTGGCGCCCGACGTCGGCGATGCGCACAACAGCTTCCAGGAGCCGGAGCGCTTTCTGTCGGCCGGAGGTCGCCGCGGCCGCCAGGAGCGGGTGCTGGTCGAAGGCACGTACTACATCAACCGCCTGTTCGCCACGGTCGAGTTCATAGGCAAGACGGTGATACCGGTGGGCTTCGTCGGCGTCGTGGTTTCGTACACCGGCGCACGCGGCGAAGACGTGTCGGGCAATGAGTACAGCCATGGCGAGCTGGTGCGCAACGGCTGCCGCGGTGTCTGGCGCGATCCGCTGATGCCGGGCAAGTACGCGTTCAACACCTATGCCGGCAAGATCGAGCTGGTGCCCACGACCAACTTCGTGCTGATGTGGAAGAGCGGCGAGAGCGGCTCCAGCTTCGACTCCAACCTGCGCGAGATCACCCTGATCACCAAGGACGCCTTCGAGCCGCTGCTGCCGCTGTCGGTGGTGGTTCACATCGACTACCGCAAGGCGCCGCTGGTGGTGCAGCGCTTCGGCAATGTGAAGCAGCTGGTCGAGCAGACGCTGGACCCCATGGTGTCCAGCTACTTCAAGAACGTTTCGCAGACCCGTACCTTCATCGAGCTGATCCAGTCGCGCTCGGAGCTGCAGGCCGGCGCCTCCAGCGACATGCGCGAGCGCTTCCTGGCCTATTCGCTGGAATTCCAGGAGGTGCTGATCGGCACGCCTCGTCCGCAGCAAGGTGACCACAAGATCGAGTCCATCATGGCCCAGCTGCGCGACCGCCAGATCGCCCGCGAGCAGGTCGAGACCTTTGCCCAGAAGGAGATCGCGGCCAACAAGCAGCGCGAGCTGAACGAGGCCGAGAAGCGCGCCGAGAAGCAGGCCGAGCTGACCGCCTCGCTGGTGGACATCTCGATCAAGGAGAACCATGGCGCCGCCAACGTCAAGGCGGCCGAAAAGCGCCGTCAGGAGATCGAGGCGCTGGCCCAGGCCGAGCGCTATCGCCAGGAGGCCGAGGGCCAGGGCCGTGCCGCGGCCATCCGCAGCGTCGGCGAGGCCGAGGGCGCGGCCATCCGTGCCAAGTCCGAGGCGCTGGAAGGCGAGGGTGCCGACAAGCAGCTGACCCAGACCGTGATGCTGCGCCTGGCCGAGGCTTTCGAGACCGCGCGCGTGCCCCTGGTGCCGCAGATCCAGCTCGGCGGCGGCGACGCCGGCTCGGGCAATGCGATGGCCACGCTGCTGGGCCTGATGGGCGCGCTCAAGGCCAAGGAGCTGGAAGGCCTGGCCAGTCAGCCGCGCAGCTGA
- a CDS encoding acyltransferase family protein codes for MKDTQRQYFLDWLRILAFGLLVPYHVGMYYVSWDWHVKSASASDAIEPLMLLSSPWRLGLLFLVAGAAAHHLLTRKPEGFVASRSKRLLWPLIFGMFVIVPPQAFYEVQTKLAYGGSYLDFMQLYVKAFHGFCGKEGKCLDLPTWNHLWFVAYLWVYSLVGWALWKLLPQLATELEAWLEKPRGALFTLGLLALPLMAARQLASIFPSTHNLSWDWYNHLQYGGLFLLGLYGAHSRLWELMQQWRRWALGLALLGWALLMVYFFAYAKDTPPDTLRTVMRCLWGGLQWWATCAACGFAKQWLDRDHPARRWLTPAIFCVYILHQSVIVLLTRALLPLSLPPLVEGLLLIALTFAICLIGYLVARRVPVLRGALGISDSGRPAPGRAATMRPLLHKALHEVPAHHGPGQ; via the coding sequence ATGAAAGACACCCAACGCCAATACTTCCTCGACTGGCTGCGCATCCTGGCCTTCGGCCTGCTGGTGCCCTACCACGTCGGCATGTACTACGTCAGCTGGGACTGGCACGTGAAGAGTGCGTCCGCCAGCGATGCCATCGAGCCGCTGATGCTGCTGTCCTCGCCCTGGCGGTTGGGCCTGCTGTTCCTGGTGGCCGGCGCCGCGGCCCACCACCTGCTGACGCGCAAGCCAGAGGGCTTCGTCGCTTCGCGCAGCAAGCGCCTGCTGTGGCCACTGATCTTCGGCATGTTCGTCATCGTGCCGCCCCAGGCCTTCTACGAAGTGCAGACCAAGCTGGCCTATGGCGGCAGCTACCTGGACTTCATGCAGCTCTATGTGAAGGCCTTCCACGGCTTCTGCGGCAAGGAAGGCAAGTGCCTGGACCTGCCGACCTGGAACCACCTCTGGTTCGTCGCCTACCTGTGGGTCTACAGCCTGGTCGGCTGGGCGCTGTGGAAGCTGCTGCCCCAGCTTGCGACCGAGTTGGAAGCCTGGCTTGAGAAGCCGCGCGGCGCCCTTTTCACGCTAGGCCTGCTGGCGCTGCCGCTGATGGCCGCCCGCCAGCTGGCCTCCATCTTCCCGTCCACCCACAACCTGAGCTGGGATTGGTACAACCACCTGCAATACGGCGGCCTGTTCCTGCTGGGGCTCTACGGTGCGCACAGCCGGCTGTGGGAGCTGATGCAGCAATGGCGCCGCTGGGCCTTGGGCTTGGCTCTGCTGGGCTGGGCGCTGCTGATGGTCTACTTCTTTGCCTATGCCAAGGACACGCCGCCCGACACTCTGCGCACCGTGATGCGCTGCCTTTGGGGCGGCCTGCAGTGGTGGGCCACCTGCGCGGCCTGCGGTTTTGCCAAGCAGTGGCTGGACCGGGACCATCCGGCACGCCGCTGGCTGACCCCGGCCATCTTCTGCGTCTACATCCTGCACCAGAGCGTCATCGTGCTGCTGACCCGCGCGCTGCTGCCGCTGTCGCTGCCGCCGCTGGTCGAAGGCCTGCTGCTGATCGCACTCACCTTTGCAATCTGCCTGATCGGCTACCTGGTGGCCCGCCGTGTCCCGGTTCTGCGGGGCGCGTTGGGGATTTCGGACAGCGGGCGGCCGGCGCCTGGCAGAGCGGCCACAATGCGGCCTCTGCTCCACAAGGCTCTGCATGAAGTACCTGCACACCATGGTCCGGGTCAATGA
- a CDS encoding VOC family protein, whose translation MKYLHTMVRVNDLEASLKFYRDALGLEEVRRSEHSQGRFTLVYLAAPNDHEAQIELTYNWPDEKTGQAESYGGGRNFGHVAFAVENIYATCERLQRHGVTILRPPRDGRMAFVRSPDQISIELLQSGTALPPAEPWISMQNTGSW comes from the coding sequence ATGAAGTACCTGCACACCATGGTCCGGGTCAATGACCTCGAGGCCTCGCTGAAGTTCTACCGCGATGCCCTCGGTCTGGAGGAAGTGCGCCGCAGCGAACATTCGCAGGGGCGCTTCACCCTGGTCTACCTCGCCGCGCCGAACGACCACGAGGCCCAGATCGAGCTGACCTACAACTGGCCGGACGAGAAGACCGGCCAGGCCGAGAGCTACGGCGGCGGCCGCAACTTCGGCCATGTGGCCTTCGCGGTGGAGAACATCTACGCCACCTGCGAGCGGCTGCAAAGGCACGGCGTGACCATCCTGCGCCCGCCGCGCGACGGCCGCATGGCCTTCGTGCGCTCGCCCGACCAGATCTCGATCGAGCTGTTGCAGAGCGGCACCGCGCTGCCACCGGCCGAGCCCTGGATTTCCATGCAGAACACGGGCAGCTGGTAA
- a CDS encoding PspC domain-containing protein, with the protein MSFSNDLEKLAELHQRGVLSDEEFARAKARILNGDPAPQPQAPAAAPGAAAINSLRRSRNDRWIGGVCGGIANITGLASWVWRLAFVLGTVCAGGSVVIYLLLWILLPEE; encoded by the coding sequence ATGTCCTTCAGCAACGACCTCGAGAAGCTCGCCGAACTGCATCAGCGCGGCGTGCTCAGCGACGAAGAATTCGCCCGCGCCAAGGCCCGCATCCTGAACGGCGATCCGGCCCCGCAACCGCAGGCCCCGGCCGCCGCCCCCGGTGCCGCGGCGATCAACAGCCTGCGGCGCAGCCGCAACGACCGCTGGATAGGCGGCGTCTGCGGCGGCATCGCCAACATCACCGGCCTCGCCTCCTGGGTCTGGCGCCTGGCCTTCGTGCTGGGCACGGTGTGCGCGGGTGGCAGCGTGGTCATCTACCTGCTGTTGTGGATCCTGCTGCCCGAGGAATGA